The following coding sequences lie in one Pontibacter sp. G13 genomic window:
- a CDS encoding RluA family pseudouridine synthase, which yields MGRNRDQRENFVRHHSDKELYNSEDARDDDTLYDHYSLIAAEGQKPLRVDKFLSNLLPFTTRSRIKNASSTGSISVNGQEVKVSYKVKAGDKVKLMLPFPPTPKLEAEAMDLDIRYEDDDFLIVHKPAAMVCHPSFGHRTGTLVHGLLHHFEHLPVAKGSEHARPGLVHRLDRDTTGILVIAKKEYAMAHLSKQFFDRTTDRLYQAIVWGNVEEDEGTIEGHIGRHPKDRKLYFNYQDGEIGKHAVTHYKVLERFGLATLVQCKLETGRTHQIRVHMKYLGHTLFSDREYGGNTIQRGPNTKKYQQFMANCFSICPRQALHAKYLALDHPITGERMEFHTDLPDDMQGLIEKLRGNPFT from the coding sequence ATGGGACGAAATAGAGACCAACGAGAGAATTTTGTCAGACATCATAGCGACAAGGAATTGTACAATTCCGAGGACGCACGGGACGATGATACCCTGTATGATCATTATTCTCTGATTGCAGCGGAAGGGCAGAAGCCTTTGCGTGTAGACAAGTTTCTATCCAATCTGCTGCCATTTACCACCCGCTCACGCATCAAAAATGCCTCCAGCACGGGGTCCATCTCCGTTAATGGCCAGGAGGTCAAAGTCTCCTACAAGGTCAAGGCTGGCGACAAGGTCAAGCTCATGCTGCCCTTTCCGCCGACGCCCAAATTGGAGGCTGAGGCTATGGATCTCGATATCCGATATGAAGACGATGATTTCTTGATTGTGCACAAGCCCGCTGCGATGGTGTGTCACCCGAGTTTCGGACACCGTACGGGTACTTTGGTGCATGGTCTGCTCCACCACTTCGAACATCTGCCTGTCGCCAAAGGCTCAGAGCACGCGCGTCCGGGATTGGTCCATCGCCTGGACCGCGACACCACGGGGATTCTGGTGATCGCCAAAAAAGAATACGCGATGGCCCATCTCTCCAAGCAGTTTTTCGACCGCACGACGGATCGGCTGTACCAAGCCATCGTCTGGGGCAATGTGGAGGAAGATGAAGGCACCATCGAGGGGCATATCGGCCGCCACCCCAAGGACCGTAAGCTGTACTTCAACTATCAAGATGGGGAGATCGGCAAGCATGCCGTCACGCATTACAAGGTGTTGGAGCGATTTGGACTGGCGACATTGGTTCAGTGCAAATTGGAAACGGGCCGCACACACCAGATCCGGGTGCACATGAAGTATCTTGGGCATACCCTGTTTAGCGACCGGGAGTACGGCGGGAATACCATTCAGCGTGGCCCCAATACCAAGAAGTATCAGCAATTCATGGCCAATTGCTTCAGCATCTGCCCACGTCAGGCCCTTCACGCCAAGTATCTGGCGTTGGATCATCCGATCACCGGCGAGCGGATGGAGTTCCATACAGATCTGCCGGACGATATGCAGGGACTGATCGAGAAATTGCGCGGAAATCCCTTCACTTGA
- a CDS encoding zinc-dependent peptidase yields MTPKLLIRWYRFRPPQIPESYDQVLRRFSEYYRDLGPELKTRFRHRLFLWLKWARFESENLPAITDEMRILVGSAFVQITFGLKEYLFREFRHIVIVPQAYSYRWAAGKTFMGDVNAKKRRITLSWPHVQTGFEIPDDAANVALHEVAHALSFEQKLRTEDEPLFKSQALATWESEARATMKAIRSQKVLRAYAGADQEELFAVSVETFFEQPQAFQRELPELYAAMCRLLNQNPINAEAPIG; encoded by the coding sequence ATGACGCCTAAACTCCTCATTCGCTGGTACCGATTTCGTCCCCCGCAAATCCCCGAATCCTATGATCAAGTACTGCGGAGGTTTTCGGAATATTACCGTGATCTAGGGCCAGAACTAAAGACTCGATTTCGGCATCGACTATTTCTCTGGTTGAAATGGGCAAGGTTCGAGTCTGAAAATCTACCGGCTATCACAGACGAAATGCGGATCTTGGTGGGAAGTGCATTTGTACAAATCACCTTTGGGTTGAAGGAATATCTCTTCCGCGAATTCCGGCACATCGTCATTGTCCCACAGGCCTATTCGTATCGTTGGGCAGCTGGAAAAACCTTCATGGGAGATGTCAATGCCAAAAAGCGGCGGATCACACTGTCGTGGCCGCACGTTCAGACGGGTTTCGAAATACCAGATGACGCCGCCAATGTCGCGCTTCATGAAGTGGCGCATGCCTTGAGTTTCGAGCAAAAACTCAGGACCGAGGACGAACCCCTTTTCAAGTCTCAAGCATTGGCTACTTGGGAATCAGAGGCAAGAGCGACGATGAAGGCCATTCGGTCGCAGAAGGTCCTGCGGGCGTATGCCGGAGCAGATCAGGAAGAATTATTTGCGGTCAGTGTGGAGACTTTTTTTGAACAACCTCAGGCATTTCAACGGGAATTGCCAGAGCTTTACGCCGCGATGTGCCGCCTATTAAATCAAAACCCGATCAACGCCGAAGCGCCAATCGGGTAG
- a CDS encoding alkaline phosphatase D family protein → MKRRHFVKLGVATAVGSALIPSVEALRAANRPDLVPLYPLETLPQDRTRHWLGRSFWANRLQDWRMSQGRIECLQGGESFEIRTCSVLTRSLTEQHAPGRLRVKVGSLDPDKPGFCGFLLGIGGGNLPYQSSALVQRASGVGGGFMAVLDMDGSLSFRDFTNQSETLKFEAIARGETAPISDVAERDIWLDCHIDPVEDGAFDVRLVATDAHSGDELGFVVRTGVPAEELIGGISLVSSPPRKQAGTRWWFSEMSTGGQKIGVHDDRQLGPVMGCMYSLNQSVLKLTAQFLPISTEHHAEARLEYRVFGTNKWKKGPIAPIEDGFVSLFRIPDWDFQRDHEYRIVFPNRKRESLFEGTIVRDHGGAESMDIALFSCIIPTAKSLDDPHYRKLITQERVLGRFTPDNLFFPHKELVSHAAKHDPDLYVFCGDQYYETYPTRYGRHTSDAKLDTLYRWYLWYWTFRDAIRNRPCVILADDHDVLQGNLWGQGGKDSGTQKEEDGGFKWDKDLVRMVYRIQHGHNPDAYDPTPIEHDIPVTYGAFVYGGVSFALVEDRKFKSPPDYQANLLATTGELLGKRQEEFLADWKDMHPGLPKICITASIWGSPQTKGNLEPLIDFDANGYPADGRYRAVKLVKEAQALVLAGDQHLGMVAHQGLDGYEDGALFFAGPAAAAFWQRWFEGEGKLENPYRGNPNTGHFIDSFGNKMRVLAVANPKLTYQEYMEGRDGKWGMFLADRSLKSEGYGIIRVDHEAQAYELACWPWDEDPDTGSQFEGWPISHPFAQEK, encoded by the coding sequence ATGAAAAGAAGACATTTTGTAAAGCTCGGGGTAGCCACGGCAGTAGGGTCGGCATTGATCCCTTCTGTGGAGGCGCTTCGGGCAGCCAATCGTCCAGATTTAGTACCCCTTTATCCCCTCGAAACCCTTCCACAGGATCGAACCCGCCATTGGTTGGGGCGTTCATTTTGGGCCAATCGTCTCCAAGATTGGCGGATGAGCCAAGGGCGAATCGAATGCCTGCAAGGAGGTGAGTCCTTCGAAATCCGTACCTGTTCCGTCTTGACACGTAGCTTGACCGAGCAGCATGCTCCGGGGCGCCTCCGCGTCAAGGTCGGTAGTCTAGATCCTGACAAGCCCGGATTTTGCGGCTTCCTCCTTGGAATTGGCGGAGGCAATCTGCCTTATCAATCGAGTGCTTTGGTGCAAAGGGCATCTGGAGTAGGTGGAGGATTCATGGCAGTACTCGACATGGATGGTTCTCTGAGCTTTCGGGATTTTACCAATCAGTCGGAAACGCTGAAGTTCGAGGCAATCGCCCGAGGAGAGACTGCGCCCATTTCCGATGTTGCCGAGCGAGACATTTGGTTGGATTGCCACATCGATCCGGTGGAGGATGGAGCTTTTGACGTGCGATTGGTGGCGACCGATGCCCATAGTGGGGATGAGCTCGGCTTCGTCGTGCGTACAGGCGTTCCTGCAGAAGAATTGATCGGGGGAATTTCCCTCGTCTCCTCACCGCCTAGAAAACAGGCCGGAACCAGATGGTGGTTTTCTGAGATGTCGACGGGGGGCCAGAAAATCGGGGTCCATGACGACAGGCAACTAGGCCCGGTCATGGGATGTATGTACAGCCTCAACCAATCCGTCCTCAAACTGACTGCGCAATTCCTGCCCATCTCTACAGAACATCATGCTGAAGCTCGGCTGGAATATCGGGTCTTTGGCACCAATAAGTGGAAGAAAGGCCCAATAGCCCCTATCGAGGATGGATTTGTAAGCCTGTTTAGAATCCCGGACTGGGATTTCCAACGGGACCATGAATACCGGATCGTATTCCCCAATCGCAAGCGAGAGAGCCTATTTGAAGGCACCATCGTACGCGATCATGGCGGGGCCGAGTCGATGGATATCGCCCTATTCTCGTGTATCATTCCCACCGCCAAAAGCCTAGACGATCCCCACTATCGCAAGCTGATCACACAGGAGCGAGTCTTGGGGAGGTTTACGCCGGACAATCTCTTCTTCCCGCACAAGGAGCTTGTCTCCCATGCGGCCAAGCACGATCCCGATCTCTATGTTTTTTGTGGGGATCAATACTACGAAACCTATCCCACTCGATACGGTCGCCATACGTCCGATGCCAAGCTTGATACCCTGTATCGGTGGTATCTCTGGTACTGGACCTTCCGAGATGCCATCCGGAATCGTCCGTGTGTGATCTTGGCAGATGACCATGATGTGCTTCAGGGCAACCTATGGGGGCAGGGCGGCAAGGATTCTGGAACTCAGAAGGAGGAAGATGGCGGGTTCAAATGGGACAAGGATCTGGTGCGGATGGTCTATCGGATTCAGCATGGCCACAATCCCGATGCCTATGATCCGACACCGATCGAGCACGATATTCCGGTTACCTATGGCGCTTTTGTCTATGGTGGCGTCAGCTTTGCCTTGGTGGAGGACCGCAAGTTCAAGTCTCCACCAGACTATCAGGCAAACTTGCTGGCGACTACCGGGGAATTGCTCGGGAAGCGCCAAGAGGAGTTTCTCGCCGATTGGAAAGACATGCATCCCGGACTCCCCAAAATCTGCATCACAGCTTCCATTTGGGGATCGCCGCAGACCAAGGGCAATTTGGAACCCCTCATCGATTTTGATGCCAATGGGTACCCCGCCGATGGCAGGTATCGGGCTGTCAAACTCGTCAAGGAAGCTCAAGCGTTGGTATTGGCTGGCGATCAGCACCTCGGCATGGTGGCGCACCAAGGGTTGGATGGCTATGAGGATGGAGCCCTATTTTTTGCAGGGCCAGCGGCGGCAGCGTTTTGGCAGCGATGGTTTGAGGGGGAGGGCAAGCTCGAAAATCCCTATCGAGGCAATCCCAATACCGGCCATTTCATCGACTCATTTGGCAACAAGATGCGGGTCCTGGCAGTGGCCAATCCCAAACTCACCTACCAGGAATACATGGAAGGGAGAGATGGCAAATGGGGCATGTTCCTCGCAGATCGCAGCCTCAAAAGCGAAGGATATGGAATCATCCGGGTGGATCATGAAGCCCAAGCATACGAATTAGCATGTTGGCCTTGGGATGAAGATCCCGATACGGGAAGCCAATTTGAGGGGTGGCCGATTTCGCACCCCTTTGCTCAAGAAAAATAA
- a CDS encoding ROK family protein produces MKSVAIGIDIGGTNTKYGIVDPQGNLLASSSISTSRDKTVEEYVQSVHDAIQVLIQELDEELEIQGVGIGAPNANYYTGTIEYAPNLAWKGVVPIADLFGKFFDVPIVITNDANAAAVGEMIYGGATGMKNFCVITLGTGVGSGFVVNGDLVYGHDGFAGEFGHVTAIPKGRLCTCGRLGCVETYASARGVVLTVQELLAGSTEPSALRKILPEDLTPKDVFDAAESGDQIAIDTFNQTGKILGRSLADLVAFLSPQTIFIFGGVARAGDWILEPTKRYMEDHLLAIYKDKVNIVPSKLPESDAAILGASSLVWQEIQRNTPKIMQNN; encoded by the coding sequence ATGAAATCCGTTGCCATCGGCATAGACATTGGTGGAACCAATACCAAGTATGGAATCGTGGATCCACAAGGCAACTTGCTCGCTAGTTCATCCATCTCCACCAGTCGCGACAAAACCGTCGAAGAATACGTCCAATCCGTCCATGATGCCATTCAAGTACTGATCCAAGAGCTGGATGAGGAACTGGAAATTCAAGGAGTCGGAATCGGAGCACCCAACGCCAATTATTACACGGGCACCATCGAGTACGCACCAAACTTGGCTTGGAAAGGCGTGGTGCCTATCGCCGATCTATTCGGAAAATTCTTCGATGTCCCGATCGTGATCACCAATGACGCCAATGCGGCTGCAGTCGGTGAAATGATCTACGGAGGGGCCACCGGAATGAAAAACTTCTGTGTGATCACGCTCGGAACTGGGGTAGGAAGCGGATTCGTTGTAAATGGTGATTTGGTATATGGCCATGATGGTTTCGCAGGTGAGTTCGGTCACGTAACCGCCATTCCCAAAGGACGACTCTGCACCTGTGGACGTCTGGGGTGTGTGGAAACCTATGCTTCCGCCCGGGGAGTAGTTTTGACGGTGCAAGAACTGCTGGCGGGATCTACCGAGCCGAGTGCATTGCGCAAAATTCTTCCAGAAGACTTGACGCCCAAAGATGTATTTGATGCAGCCGAATCCGGCGATCAAATTGCCATCGACACCTTCAACCAAACAGGCAAGATCCTCGGTCGATCACTCGCAGATCTGGTAGCATTCCTTAGCCCGCAGACCATCTTCATCTTTGGTGGAGTGGCTCGTGCAGGAGATTGGATCTTGGAGCCTACCAAGCGCTACATGGAAGACCACTTGCTGGCCATTTACAAAGACAAGGTCAACATCGTTCCCTCCAAGTTGCCGGAAAGTGATGCCGCCATCTTAGGAGCGAGCTCGCTTGTCTGGCAGGAGATCCAGCGAAACACCCCGAAAATCATGCAAAACAACTAA
- the proS gene encoding proline--tRNA ligase codes for MAKSKHLTTRAENYSEWYNEIVKKADLAENSDVRGCMVIKPYGFAIWERMQRILDDMFKETGHVNAYFPLFIPKSFLSKEADHVEGFAKECAVVTHYRLKNDPDGKGVVVDPEAKLEEELIVRPTSETIIWSTYKNWIQSYRDLPLLVNQWANVVRWEMRTRMFLRTAEFLWQEGHTAHATEEEAVAEAEQMLNVYGDFAEQTLAIPVVRGVKTERERFAGALNTYTIEALMQDGKALQSGTSHFLGQNFAKAFDVRFATKDNKEEFVWATSWGVSTRLMGALIMTHSDDSGLVLPPVLAPHQVVMVPIYRKDEERDMVLDKCRELAAQLKKAGVRVKIDDDDTKKPGWKFAEWELKGVPLRLALGPRDLQNGKIELARRDTQTKEVIELPEDLSTVVVPLLDEIQETLYNKAKNFREEKTRTVDTWEEFKKALEDDIPGFLYAHWDGTTETEEAIQAETKATIRCIPIDNPQEEGVCVYSGKPSTQRVLFAKAY; via the coding sequence ATGGCAAAATCCAAGCATCTGACCACCCGGGCCGAAAACTACTCCGAGTGGTACAATGAAATCGTCAAAAAGGCCGATCTGGCCGAAAATTCCGATGTCCGTGGCTGTATGGTGATCAAGCCGTACGGGTTCGCCATTTGGGAGCGGATGCAGCGCATCCTCGACGATATGTTCAAGGAGACCGGACACGTCAATGCATATTTTCCGCTGTTTATCCCCAAAAGCTTCCTCTCCAAAGAAGCTGACCACGTAGAGGGATTCGCCAAGGAATGCGCCGTCGTCACTCACTACCGACTCAAAAACGACCCAGATGGAAAAGGCGTAGTCGTCGATCCCGAAGCCAAATTGGAGGAGGAATTGATCGTACGTCCTACTTCCGAAACCATCATCTGGAGTACCTATAAAAACTGGATCCAATCCTATCGCGACCTTCCACTCCTCGTGAATCAGTGGGCCAACGTCGTGCGCTGGGAGATGCGGACCCGGATGTTCCTCCGTACTGCCGAATTCCTCTGGCAAGAAGGGCACACCGCTCATGCCACCGAAGAAGAAGCGGTAGCCGAGGCCGAACAAATGCTCAATGTCTACGGAGATTTTGCCGAGCAGACGCTGGCGATTCCTGTAGTACGAGGCGTGAAAACCGAGCGAGAACGCTTTGCTGGAGCATTGAACACCTATACCATCGAGGCCCTGATGCAAGATGGAAAGGCGCTTCAGTCCGGTACTTCCCACTTCTTGGGGCAGAACTTCGCCAAGGCATTTGATGTGCGATTCGCGACCAAGGACAACAAGGAAGAATTCGTTTGGGCGACGTCATGGGGCGTTTCCACCCGTTTGATGGGCGCATTGATCATGACCCACTCTGACGATAGCGGATTGGTCCTGCCTCCGGTATTGGCCCCTCACCAAGTCGTGATGGTTCCGATTTACCGCAAGGACGAAGAGCGCGACATGGTGCTCGACAAATGCCGCGAATTGGCTGCCCAACTCAAAAAGGCGGGCGTCCGCGTCAAGATCGACGATGACGATACCAAGAAGCCCGGTTGGAAATTTGCTGAATGGGAGTTGAAAGGGGTTCCGTTGCGTCTGGCGCTCGGACCACGCGATTTGCAGAATGGCAAAATCGAGCTCGCTCGTCGTGATACCCAGACCAAAGAGGTGATCGAGCTGCCCGAAGATCTATCCACTGTGGTAGTTCCACTGTTGGATGAAATTCAGGAGACGCTCTACAACAAGGCCAAAAACTTCCGCGAGGAAAAGACCCGCACGGTCGATACTTGGGAAGAATTCAAAAAGGCGCTTGAGGACGATATCCCCGGATTCCTGTACGCGCATTGGGACGGAACTACCGAGACCGAGGAAGCGATTCAGGCCGAAACCAAGGCGACCATTCGCTGTATCCCGATCGACAATCCACAGGAAGAAGGCGTTTGTGTCTACTCTGGCAAGCCTTCCACGCAGCGTGTATTGTTCGCAAAGGCTTACTAG
- a CDS encoding SH3 domain-containing protein, producing MKNWNTLTLLVLSMFFAFTACSDDAESTDNPEEAAAEIAAETEAEESSAMAFNLWPEVGLRQDPGRAKGNKYLATIKFGEVVELTGKSEVVDEKTYLEMRLSDGKEGYAYEYLFAVDAERCAALQDIDLFDRPDLTTLNGKKIEKGEIFALIKGDKAGWVEVIGREKKRTGWIQDNTGSFSMDEMDVAVGIMLYQALAESSVDAKTKKLELIAGNASFGRSPLAKMADELMAKVAPGQDLPANQLMVTAEKVNVREEPNNEAENVVFQMSSGDVAIILERGEQVAIRDMNDYWYMIEFEGQEGWIYGHFTSKKQ from the coding sequence ATGAAAAATTGGAATACCCTTACCCTATTGGTTCTCTCGATGTTTTTCGCATTCACTGCTTGTTCCGACGATGCGGAATCCACGGACAACCCTGAAGAAGCAGCTGCGGAAATTGCAGCAGAGACTGAAGCTGAAGAGTCTTCTGCGATGGCTTTCAACCTCTGGCCAGAAGTGGGATTGCGTCAAGATCCCGGACGCGCGAAAGGCAACAAATACCTCGCTACCATCAAATTCGGCGAAGTAGTCGAGTTGACAGGGAAATCTGAGGTAGTTGACGAAAAGACCTACCTCGAAATGCGTCTTTCCGACGGCAAAGAAGGTTACGCATACGAATACCTGTTCGCAGTAGATGCTGAGCGTTGTGCTGCATTGCAGGATATCGATCTGTTTGATCGCCCAGACCTGACCACCCTCAATGGCAAGAAGATCGAGAAAGGCGAGATCTTCGCTTTGATCAAAGGCGACAAGGCCGGATGGGTCGAAGTGATCGGTCGCGAAAAGAAAAGAACTGGCTGGATTCAGGACAACACGGGTTCATTCTCTATGGATGAGATGGACGTAGCTGTTGGTATCATGCTGTATCAAGCGTTGGCTGAATCTTCTGTAGATGCGAAAACCAAGAAATTGGAGCTGATCGCTGGCAACGCTTCTTTCGGAAGATCTCCACTCGCCAAAATGGCTGATGAGCTGATGGCCAAAGTAGCGCCCGGACAAGATCTTCCTGCCAACCAGTTAATGGTGACAGCGGAAAAGGTCAACGTACGCGAGGAGCCTAATAACGAAGCAGAGAACGTCGTATTCCAGATGTCTTCTGGAGATGTGGCGATCATCCTTGAGCGTGGCGAGCAAGTAGCTATCCGCGACATGAATGACTACTGGTACATGATCGAATTTGAAGGTCAGGAAGGCTGGATCTACGGTCACTTCACCTCCAAGAAGCAATAA
- a CDS encoding Txe/YoeB family addiction module toxin codes for MRIYPILLSKKAIEDIGRLKKENPKYPSKVWELISDIFNNPNDGIGQPEALKGDLSGWWSRRITGKHRMIYRIRNNHLEIASCFGHYYDH; via the coding sequence ATGAGGATTTACCCTATACTGCTCAGCAAGAAGGCTATTGAAGATATCGGACGATTGAAAAAAGAAAATCCCAAGTATCCCTCGAAGGTTTGGGAATTGATTTCTGATATTTTCAATAATCCGAATGACGGTATTGGACAACCAGAAGCATTGAAGGGAGATCTGAGTGGTTGGTGGTCACGAAGAATTACCGGTAAGCATAGAATGATTTATAGAATTCGGAACAATCATTTGGAGATCGCTTCTTGTTTCGGACACTATTATGATCATTGA
- a CDS encoding PQQ-dependent sugar dehydrogenase translates to MKYATYLATLVLCVLAACTMEPTQTDSESTAQPVEDPRFAEAKENYKTYCSSCHGEQMYAFTDRKWKHGNELDSLIHSITEGYVDAGMPAWGAVLADSQIQLLAEYIRTGIEHVEQYGFKDIELESDTFETEALTFELDTVAAGLKNPWGMAVLPSGDLLVTDRVGKIYLASEGETKEIEGVPTVRAKGQGGMLDILLHPDFENNHWVYISYSDLEVKDGDTLTGTAVDRYTYQDGALTESVEIFRGKPYTDKRYHFGSRMVFDDAGFLYLTVGDRGNRDENPQSLANPMGKVHRLNDDGSIPADNPFVNDSTAIKSIWSYGHRNPQGLIWNPSTQELWEHEHGPRGGDELNLIKQGVNYGWPVISYGINYDGTIFTSELEKEGMEQPVHYWVPSIAPCGMALVTSDKYPAWDGNIMVGSLRFKYLNRVVIKNGQVVHEEPLMKNIGRVRNVIMGADGFLYVSVEQPGLVYRIKPLGSES, encoded by the coding sequence ATGAAGTACGCTACGTATTTGGCGACTTTGGTTTTGTGTGTACTTGCTGCATGTACCATGGAACCAACCCAAACAGACTCCGAATCAACCGCCCAACCTGTAGAAGATCCACGCTTTGCTGAAGCCAAGGAGAACTACAAAACCTATTGCTCTAGCTGTCACGGTGAGCAGATGTACGCCTTTACCGACAGGAAGTGGAAGCATGGCAACGAACTTGACAGCCTGATCCACTCGATCACAGAAGGCTATGTCGATGCAGGTATGCCCGCATGGGGAGCGGTTTTGGCTGATTCTCAAATTCAGTTGTTGGCTGAATATATCCGCACCGGGATTGAACACGTCGAGCAATACGGGTTCAAGGACATCGAGCTGGAATCAGACACCTTCGAGACAGAAGCATTGACGTTCGAGCTCGATACGGTTGCTGCTGGTTTGAAGAATCCTTGGGGGATGGCGGTTTTGCCATCTGGAGATTTGCTTGTCACGGATAGAGTCGGCAAGATCTATCTCGCCAGCGAAGGCGAAACGAAGGAGATTGAAGGAGTTCCAACCGTCCGCGCCAAAGGGCAAGGGGGCATGCTGGATATCCTCCTGCACCCGGATTTCGAGAACAATCACTGGGTGTACATCAGCTATTCCGATCTGGAAGTCAAGGATGGAGATACGCTCACTGGCACTGCTGTGGATCGCTATACTTATCAGGACGGTGCATTGACTGAATCTGTAGAGATCTTCAGAGGCAAGCCTTACACGGACAAGCGTTACCATTTCGGATCGCGTATGGTATTCGATGATGCGGGATTTCTGTACTTGACAGTAGGTGATCGCGGAAACCGTGATGAGAATCCCCAATCGCTCGCCAATCCAATGGGCAAAGTACACCGCCTGAATGATGATGGAAGCATTCCCGCTGATAACCCATTTGTGAATGATTCTACGGCGATCAAATCGATCTGGTCCTATGGCCACCGTAACCCGCAGGGATTGATCTGGAATCCATCTACCCAAGAGCTTTGGGAACACGAGCATGGACCACGCGGTGGCGATGAATTGAACTTGATCAAGCAAGGGGTGAACTATGGATGGCCCGTGATTTCCTACGGAATCAACTATGACGGAACCATCTTTACGAGCGAGTTGGAGAAAGAAGGAATGGAGCAGCCGGTACACTATTGGGTACCTTCCATCGCTCCATGTGGAATGGCTTTGGTCACTTCCGACAAGTATCCCGCCTGGGATGGAAATATCATGGTCGGCTCACTTCGATTCAAGTACCTCAACCGTGTGGTCATCAAGAATGGTCAAGTGGTACACGAGGAGCCATTGATGAAAAACATCGGCCGCGTCCGCAATGTGATCATGGGAGCCGATGGTTTCCTGTATGTATCTGTGGAGCAGCCGGGGTTGGTTTACAGGATCAAGCCCTTGGGTTCCGAGTCCTGA
- the dprA gene encoding DNA-processing protein DprA produces MNDRNLHLIALAMTKGLGPVTVKQLIAYCGSPKAVWTAPKRKLLKAPGIGQHAIQLVRNSATLMQAERELNWCQDQGVEVLTYLDAAYPHPLKYIHDAPLVLFKKGQIDFNRQPAVAIVGTRKATDRGKELTEQFGRMFSQAGLNVVSGLAYGIDIAAHRTVLKHGGMTTAVLAHGLDQIYPWRHRHKAEEMLERGGWLSEYFTRTKPEAMHFPARNRIISGMCQAVLVVEAAEKGGALITARYAFEQNRQVYAIPGRIGDPYAIGCNELIRRHIAQLATKPEEVLEGLEIQWNPASDPAPQLALELAPPQEPLSPDESKVLNLLAQGSFTIDQITDRTGIPISRLNPLLLTLEFKELLRQTPGKKFRRVI; encoded by the coding sequence GTGAACGACCGCAACCTCCACCTTATCGCGTTGGCCATGACCAAGGGCCTTGGTCCTGTCACCGTCAAGCAGCTGATCGCTTACTGCGGTAGCCCCAAAGCCGTATGGACTGCCCCCAAAAGAAAGCTGCTCAAAGCTCCGGGAATTGGGCAACATGCCATCCAACTTGTCCGAAATTCTGCCACCCTCATGCAGGCGGAGCGGGAGCTCAATTGGTGCCAAGATCAAGGGGTGGAAGTCTTGACCTATCTCGACGCAGCCTATCCCCACCCCTTGAAATATATTCACGATGCTCCGCTTGTGCTATTCAAGAAAGGCCAGATCGACTTCAACCGTCAGCCCGCAGTAGCCATCGTCGGTACCCGAAAAGCCACCGACAGAGGCAAAGAGTTGACGGAGCAATTTGGGCGGATGTTCTCTCAGGCAGGGTTAAATGTAGTGAGTGGGCTTGCCTATGGGATTGATATTGCCGCTCACCGGACCGTCCTCAAGCATGGGGGAATGACCACCGCGGTTTTGGCACATGGACTGGATCAAATCTACCCTTGGCGACATCGGCACAAGGCAGAAGAAATGCTGGAGCGTGGGGGTTGGCTTTCGGAATACTTTACCCGAACCAAACCTGAAGCTATGCATTTTCCAGCCCGGAACCGGATCATCTCGGGAATGTGTCAAGCCGTCTTGGTGGTGGAAGCAGCCGAAAAGGGCGGAGCACTGATTACAGCGAGATACGCCTTTGAGCAAAATCGGCAGGTGTATGCCATTCCCGGCAGGATTGGAGATCCCTACGCCATCGGATGCAATGAATTGATCAGGAGACATATTGCCCAACTTGCCACCAAACCTGAAGAGGTGTTGGAAGGGCTGGAAATCCAATGGAATCCCGCCTCCGATCCCGCTCCACAATTGGCCTTGGAGTTGGCACCTCCACAGGAGCCCCTGAGCCCCGATGAATCCAAAGTCCTCAACCTGCTGGCACAAGGGTCATTCACCATCGACCAGATTACCGATCGAACGGGCATTCCCATATCTAGGCTCAATCCCCTCCTACTCACCCTAGAGTTCAAGGAACTGCTCAGGCAGACACCGGGAAAGAAGTTCAGACGCGTGATTTAG